A single region of the Granulicella aggregans genome encodes:
- a CDS encoding bifunctional 4-hydroxy-2-oxoglutarate aldolase/2-dehydro-3-deoxy-phosphogluconate aldolase: MTKYAVMEQMKSVGLVPVLRADSEALALELVSAMSMGGINVFEVTMTIPGAIRVMARLARERPDVLVGAGTVLDPETARICMLEGARFIVSPSLNIKTVEICQRYDIAVLPGALTPTEIVTAWQAGADVIKVFPANAMGGASYLKSIKAPLPQVEMIPTGGVSLDTARSFLDAGAFALGVGADLVDAGAMAQGRAHEITSKAARYLDIVRRFRSEG, encoded by the coding sequence ATGACGAAGTACGCAGTAATGGAGCAGATGAAGTCCGTGGGATTGGTGCCCGTACTTCGCGCCGATAGCGAAGCGCTGGCGCTTGAGCTGGTTTCGGCGATGTCCATGGGTGGAATCAATGTGTTCGAAGTGACCATGACGATTCCCGGAGCCATTCGCGTGATGGCTCGGCTTGCCAGAGAACGGCCCGATGTTCTGGTTGGCGCGGGGACTGTGCTTGACCCGGAGACTGCGCGTATCTGCATGCTCGAGGGCGCGAGGTTTATCGTAAGTCCGTCCTTGAACATCAAGACCGTCGAGATATGTCAGCGGTACGACATCGCGGTGCTTCCAGGTGCGCTCACTCCGACCGAGATCGTAACGGCGTGGCAGGCGGGCGCGGATGTCATCAAAGTCTTCCCGGCAAATGCCATGGGCGGTGCGAGCTATCTGAAGAGCATCAAGGCCCCGCTGCCACAGGTCGAAATGATTCCTACAGGCGGCGTGAGTCTTGACACCGCCAGGAGCTTTCTCGATGCGGGAGCGTTCGCTTTGGGAGTAGGCGCAGATCTAGTGGACGCGGGGGCGATGGCACAGGGCAGGGCGCACGAGATCACTTCGAAAGCGGCGCGTTATCTGGATATCGTGCGGCGGTTCAGGTCTGAAGGCTAA
- a CDS encoding selenocysteine synthase yields MPSSTNIDPLSRRSFLRWSQGLLGVLGVAPALPFASSAAACAETPVPLDDYYAKLGVDTIINAAGTYTYLTAAVMPPQVQRAVAKAALHPVVLKELQQASGAYLSRKLHCEGALVTSGASAALTLATAACIMSANNCRPDQIPQEVWPSKDHPGMKSEVIVQKAHRYEYDHAMQLCGAHIVEVVTIEDYKRAFSPNTVMTNFFNSAEAGEIDRKTWLDVAHSHNVPCHLDAAADMPPIGNLWKYTGMGFDLVCFSGGKGIRGPQNAGLLLGKKHLIDLANENDSPNSDAVGRGMKVAKEQIVGMVAAVDWLLEQSDEANQAEYMRRANTISGMLKDIPTLTSEVFMPEIANHVPHLILAYDPKVVGITPKQVQTRLQTMRPRIELNPATGTTGRLGTHSNENTIVVGTWMMQPGEAEIVGQHLKTVLSNPKA; encoded by the coding sequence ATGCCTTCGTCAACGAATATCGATCCCCTCTCGCGCCGCAGCTTCTTGCGCTGGTCGCAGGGTCTCCTGGGCGTATTGGGCGTGGCCCCCGCGCTGCCATTCGCCAGCTCTGCAGCCGCTTGCGCAGAAACGCCCGTTCCATTGGACGACTACTACGCAAAGCTTGGCGTAGACACCATCATCAACGCCGCCGGTACCTATACTTATCTGACCGCCGCTGTCATGCCGCCACAGGTGCAGCGGGCCGTCGCGAAAGCAGCATTGCATCCCGTGGTGCTGAAGGAGTTGCAGCAGGCATCCGGAGCATACCTTTCGCGCAAGCTGCACTGCGAGGGTGCGCTCGTGACCTCGGGAGCCTCGGCTGCGCTGACGCTCGCCACGGCGGCCTGCATTATGTCCGCGAACAACTGCCGTCCTGACCAGATCCCGCAGGAGGTCTGGCCGAGCAAGGACCATCCCGGCATGAAGAGCGAAGTCATCGTGCAGAAGGCCCATCGCTACGAGTACGATCACGCCATGCAGCTATGCGGCGCGCACATTGTCGAGGTCGTCACCATCGAGGACTACAAGCGTGCCTTCTCGCCCAATACGGTGATGACCAACTTCTTCAACTCGGCCGAGGCAGGTGAGATCGACCGCAAGACATGGCTCGACGTCGCGCACAGCCACAACGTTCCCTGCCATCTCGACGCTGCCGCGGACATGCCGCCGATCGGGAACCTCTGGAAGTACACGGGCATGGGCTTTGACCTCGTCTGCTTCTCCGGTGGCAAAGGCATTCGTGGTCCACAAAACGCAGGACTTCTGCTCGGCAAGAAGCATCTCATCGATCTCGCAAATGAGAACGACAGCCCCAACTCCGACGCCGTGGGCCGTGGCATGAAGGTTGCGAAGGAACAGATCGTCGGTATGGTCGCTGCGGTTGACTGGCTGCTCGAACAAAGCGATGAGGCCAATCAAGCCGAGTACATGCGCCGTGCGAACACCATCTCTGGCATGTTGAAAGACATCCCCACGCTGACCAGCGAAGTCTTCATGCCGGAGATCGCGAACCACGTTCCCCACCTCATCCTTGCCTACGATCCCAAGGTCGTCGGCATCACCCCGAAACAGGTGCAGACGCGTCTCCAAACGATGCGCCCGCGCATCGAACTGAACCCGGCCACTGGAACGACTGGCCGGCTGGGCACGCACTCCAACGAGAACACCATCGTCGTCGGCACCTGGATGATGCAACCCGGCGAAGCCGAGATCGTCGGTCAACACCTCAAGACCGTCCTCTCCAACCCCAAAGCCTGA
- a CDS encoding RidA family protein gives MTKLSENQTSRRGLLKNAAKAAAVATGAAVLAAPAEAATPKPEKKSYPTKNSDNPNAAPPLFSSAVSYGNMLFLAGVGYHEPGTIEEATKHVLDELEKNLIAAGSSMEKVLKVNVYLNDIKDWARMNTAYANRWGKIPPVRTTVSPAGGIPGNSLVEIDCIAYI, from the coding sequence ATGACCAAGCTGTCCGAGAATCAAACTTCACGCCGGGGCCTACTAAAGAACGCCGCGAAGGCCGCTGCTGTCGCTACCGGTGCAGCCGTACTCGCTGCACCCGCCGAGGCTGCTACGCCGAAGCCAGAAAAGAAGTCCTACCCCACGAAGAACTCCGACAACCCGAACGCTGCGCCGCCACTCTTCTCGAGCGCGGTCTCGTATGGGAACATGCTCTTCCTCGCGGGCGTCGGCTATCACGAGCCCGGTACGATTGAAGAGGCCACCAAGCATGTCCTCGACGAGCTGGAGAAGAACCTCATTGCCGCCGGCTCTTCCATGGAGAAAGTCCTCAAGGTCAACGTCTACCTGAACGACATCAAAGACTGGGCCCGCATGAATACTGCTTACGCGAACCGCTGGGGCAAGATTCCTCCTGTCCGCACGACTGTCTCTCCTGCCGGCGGCATCCCCGGAAATTCGCTTGTAGAGATCGACTGCATCGCCTATATCTAA
- a CDS encoding glycoside hydrolase family 3 C-terminal domain-containing protein yields the protein MTRQVFAKIFATSLCLGAVVSAFSQTPAEPFRNPDLPMEQRITDLLSHMTLDEKIACLGTKTAVPRLGVKSFGSSEGIHGVVQRGAYDGPPIETTQFPQPPGLGETWDPELVKQAAGVEGYEARYITQTAKYNRQILMLWGPQSDLARDPRWGRTEEVYGEDPFFNGTMATAFIHGLQGDDPKYWLSAALLKHFLANSNEDFRTSSSSDFDQRLFWEYYSVPFRMGFQDGGAKAVMASYNAWNGTPMVVNPILRSILQKQWGVDVLSSDGGAVKLLVDPRHAFPDQKSAVVASLKAGINQFLDTYQDETRAAVKEGLISEAEIDDLLRPKFRVTIRLGLLDPDDIVPYSKIKDSPEPWNTEKHKAISEKVALESVVLLKNEKALLPLKRESLKSIAVIGPLADSVHWDWYGGFPPYAVTPLQGITHQAGYGIKINYAASELHQTAIDAAKASDVAIVVVGNDPTCGPDMAKDWHDTIDGGGTLACTVASDGREGRDRESITLEQEQLVKQVYAVNPKTIVVLVSSFPYAINWSQAHVPAILHITHASQDEGTAIAKVLFGDYNPGGHLTATWPKSLDQLPPKMDYNIRHGDTYMYFKGEPLYPFGFGLSYTTFKYSNLKLNSPQLAKDGSVTVSVDVTNTGDHAGDEVVQMYVKHMASKVERPSRELKAFQRVAVEPGQTRTVQLSVKASSLAYWDEKDSAFKIESEPVSVMLGSASNDVKLSTTLQVR from the coding sequence ATGACCAGACAAGTCTTCGCAAAGATCTTCGCCACCAGCCTCTGCCTCGGAGCCGTTGTCTCGGCCTTCTCGCAAACCCCGGCTGAACCCTTCCGCAACCCCGACCTCCCAATGGAACAGCGCATCACCGACCTGCTCTCGCACATGACGCTTGACGAGAAGATCGCCTGCCTGGGTACGAAGACGGCTGTGCCGCGTCTCGGCGTAAAGAGCTTCGGCAGCTCCGAAGGCATCCACGGTGTTGTGCAACGCGGCGCATACGATGGGCCGCCGATCGAGACGACGCAGTTCCCGCAGCCTCCTGGCCTGGGCGAGACGTGGGACCCGGAGCTGGTCAAACAAGCCGCCGGAGTCGAAGGCTATGAAGCTCGCTACATCACCCAGACCGCGAAGTACAACCGCCAGATTCTGATGCTCTGGGGACCGCAGTCCGATCTCGCGCGCGATCCTCGCTGGGGCCGGACCGAAGAGGTCTACGGCGAAGATCCATTCTTCAACGGAACCATGGCGACCGCCTTTATCCATGGACTGCAGGGCGATGATCCGAAGTACTGGCTCTCGGCGGCACTGCTCAAGCACTTCCTCGCCAACAGCAACGAGGACTTCCGCACCTCGTCGTCCTCCGACTTCGATCAGCGGCTCTTTTGGGAGTACTACTCCGTGCCCTTCCGTATGGGCTTTCAGGATGGCGGAGCCAAGGCCGTCATGGCCTCTTACAACGCCTGGAATGGTACGCCCATGGTCGTCAATCCCATCCTCAGGAGCATTCTGCAAAAGCAGTGGGGAGTCGATGTGCTTTCGAGCGACGGCGGAGCGGTGAAGCTCCTCGTCGACCCGCGGCACGCATTTCCGGATCAAAAATCAGCTGTCGTCGCGAGCCTGAAGGCCGGCATCAACCAGTTCCTCGACACCTACCAGGACGAGACCAGGGCCGCCGTCAAGGAAGGTCTGATCTCCGAAGCCGAGATCGACGACCTGCTCCGCCCCAAGTTCCGCGTCACCATCCGTCTCGGCCTGCTTGATCCAGACGACATCGTCCCGTATTCGAAGATCAAAGACTCGCCCGAGCCCTGGAACACCGAAAAGCACAAGGCCATCTCAGAGAAAGTGGCGCTTGAGTCGGTCGTCCTGCTCAAGAACGAGAAGGCGCTGCTTCCGCTCAAGCGCGAGAGCCTGAAGTCCATCGCTGTGATCGGCCCTCTGGCTGACTCCGTCCACTGGGACTGGTATGGCGGCTTCCCACCCTACGCAGTCACGCCTCTGCAAGGCATCACGCACCAGGCTGGCTACGGCATCAAGATCAACTACGCCGCGAGTGAGCTCCATCAGACCGCGATCGATGCCGCCAAGGCATCCGACGTTGCGATTGTCGTTGTCGGCAACGATCCCACCTGCGGCCCCGACATGGCCAAAGACTGGCACGACACCATCGACGGCGGCGGCACGCTCGCCTGCACCGTCGCCAGCGATGGCAGGGAAGGCCGCGACCGCGAGAGCATCACGCTGGAACAGGAGCAGCTCGTCAAGCAGGTCTACGCCGTCAACCCGAAGACCATCGTCGTCCTCGTCTCGAGCTTTCCTTACGCGATCAACTGGTCGCAGGCCCACGTTCCCGCGATCCTGCACATCACCCACGCCTCGCAGGATGAAGGTACGGCCATCGCAAAGGTGCTCTTTGGCGACTACAACCCCGGCGGCCACCTTACCGCCACATGGCCCAAGTCGCTCGACCAGCTTCCGCCGAAGATGGACTACAACATCCGCCATGGCGACACCTACATGTATTTCAAGGGCGAGCCGCTTTATCCCTTCGGCTTCGGCCTTAGCTACACGACGTTCAAGTACTCGAACCTGAAGCTGAACTCGCCGCAGCTCGCGAAGGATGGTTCGGTGACGGTCAGCGTCGATGTCACCAACACCGGCGACCATGCTGGCGACGAGGTCGTACAGATGTACGTGAAACACATGGCCTCGAAGGTCGAACGACCAAGCAGGGAACTGAAGGCGTTCCAGCGAGTTGCGGTCGAACCGGGCCAGACGCGAACTGTCCAGCTTTCGGTCAAAGCCTCATCACTCGCCTACTGGGATGAGAAAGACAGCGCCTTCAAAATCGAATCCGAACCCGTGAGCGTGATGCTCGGAAGCGCCTCGAATGATGTCAAGCTTTCCACGACGCTACAGGTACGCTAG
- a CDS encoding sugar kinase, with protein sequence MKPSKDEGYDLVSLGEILLRFDPGERRIVGSRSFHVWEGGGEYNVARGLHRCFGLRTAIASALVDNAVGRLIEDLVLQGGVRTDHIQWRTFDGVGRDARNGIYFLERGFGVRGGLGMMDRGHTAMAQLKPGDIDWKPVFSHGVRWFHTGGITTALSESSTEVVREAMIAARAHGAIVSYDCNYRPSLWSSRGGRQGSIAVNRSLMPLVDVLLGHEGDIARTASASSNGPVWHTLDSFGEMAARVNDEYSNLKVIASSVRRAQTASRNDWSGFAFANGKAVEGLHFPMLEVLDRVGSGDAFAAGLIYGLLAGREIDYALNCGIAHGALVMTTPGDSSMASLAEVEHLMNGGHAATLR encoded by the coding sequence GTGAAGCCGTCCAAGGATGAGGGCTACGATCTTGTCTCTCTCGGCGAAATACTGCTTCGTTTCGATCCAGGCGAGCGCCGCATCGTCGGGTCACGGAGCTTTCATGTGTGGGAGGGCGGCGGAGAGTACAACGTGGCGCGCGGCCTGCATCGCTGCTTCGGTCTTCGCACCGCCATCGCCAGTGCGCTTGTGGACAACGCCGTTGGAAGGTTGATCGAAGACCTGGTCTTGCAAGGTGGAGTGCGTACAGACCACATCCAGTGGCGAACGTTCGACGGCGTCGGGCGCGACGCTCGGAATGGCATTTACTTCCTTGAGCGTGGCTTCGGAGTTCGTGGCGGCCTGGGCATGATGGACCGCGGCCACACCGCTATGGCGCAGCTGAAGCCGGGAGACATCGATTGGAAACCCGTCTTCTCGCATGGCGTTCGCTGGTTTCACACGGGCGGCATCACGACCGCGCTGAGCGAGAGTTCAACGGAGGTTGTGCGAGAGGCGATGATCGCGGCGCGAGCTCATGGCGCGATAGTCAGCTATGACTGTAACTATCGTCCGTCGCTCTGGAGCTCTCGTGGTGGTCGCCAGGGTTCGATCGCCGTGAACCGGTCGCTTATGCCGCTCGTCGATGTGTTGCTGGGCCACGAGGGCGACATAGCTCGAACAGCCTCCGCGTCTTCCAATGGTCCCGTCTGGCATACGCTTGATTCTTTTGGCGAGATGGCGGCGCGCGTGAACGACGAGTATTCCAACCTGAAGGTGATCGCGTCCAGTGTGAGAAGAGCACAGACCGCAAGCAGGAACGATTGGAGCGGCTTCGCGTTCGCAAACGGTAAAGCGGTCGAAGGTCTGCACTTCCCTATGCTTGAAGTTCTGGACCGCGTGGGCAGCGGAGATGCGTTCGCCGCCGGGCTTATCTACGGGCTTCTTGCGGGTCGAGAGATTGACTATGCTCTCAATTGCGGCATCGCGCACGGGGCACTCGTGATGACGACTCCAGGAGACTCTTCGATGGCTTCGCTTGCAGAGGTCGAACACCTGATGAACGGTGGTCACGCGGCAACTTTACGTTAG
- a CDS encoding TonB-dependent receptor, whose product MRKAFLYCLAYLLTPLALHAQIANNTSLVGTVVDASGGVVAGAHVVATDEQTHVATEGTTNNEGYYSISFIIPGTYSVSVEQAGFSKSIKTGITVTLNLAVRNDFSLKPGGVSDVVSVSATTPPLSTDDSTLAETFSQQAVEELPVSSHNALDIAAVSSNVYIGSKTSYQGNPPGEDIEGAGQREIQNSISLDGVSIMNNLISTTPDHPAADMVSAVQVQSGNYSAQYGSYLGLHVNMTSKNGTNKLHGAVYDYIENTALNAYPFTAKPGSAKPILHFNQYGFNLGGPVFIPHLYNGRDKTFFFGSYEKLNQIGQGSGVSSVLTPAFEAGDFSAYSGTIYDPTTGLPYANNQIPASQLATADAAIAKKYEAYMVAPNLPGIANNLNNSYPSDIVIKQSIDRIDENIGDKIKLFGRYYWQDLTFVSGTSFAANASNGPTNSRNFAFGYTHILTPSLVNDLYLGVNKLIAENLNYWYTAGLKSAGTNLGIPGFNADTIYNNPGVPVLSIANFQGVGNSGSNWFQDDRTYDLYEQLSYTHGKHSIIVGGEFRRITLGREATNNPLGTIGFSGTSCVVTATNPCTTLVSTGYAPADFVLGLVNNVTTPIDTIKGSVGEWRDGFFALDNWQVSQRLTLNYGFRYDLPTAPYSLNGYARMLNDSQTALIPASTATLGASYTPTPGYKLGKTQTDNLGPRLGLDYRLTEKTVFRGGVGFYYNPNQLNTYTLLTSNYPFAAAVTYSTTNAAPLSFTNPTNGAGKTSPVAGVAGTYVSAYTPEENLKTQRSYQWNADLGQEMWKGAAFELQYLGSHSLHLDRSFYNNEPLNPVNTTVKSLNSQRPNQLFGSIRTFQEDEYSHYNALTAVLRQREFHGLSGQASYTWSHDLDISPDSNNGGTTSQQYNIRADYGNANWDVRNRFVAEFTYALPKLATTNLLTREALGGWHTSAIVNIQAGMPYTISMSSNTSAAGVDQGTERPSWAHVEKAKCNLHNAYSGLSGNTNSCIDTTAYTPAVNYSLSSNPVGYGNLHRNSLIGPGFQYENLAVFKDFAVGEWAKLQFRSEAFNIFNHPSGANPSSGGITINTGKTASDPCRANACLTFNPGFGEITSVQSVPGTFSGARVLELSGKIIF is encoded by the coding sequence ATGAGAAAAGCGTTCCTCTACTGTCTTGCGTACCTGTTGACCCCTCTTGCCCTGCATGCGCAGATCGCCAACAACACTTCGCTGGTAGGAACTGTGGTCGATGCGAGTGGCGGCGTTGTCGCCGGGGCGCACGTTGTAGCGACCGACGAGCAGACCCATGTCGCAACCGAAGGAACGACCAACAATGAAGGCTACTACTCGATCAGCTTCATCATTCCGGGTACGTACTCCGTCTCGGTGGAGCAGGCCGGGTTCTCGAAGTCGATCAAGACGGGCATCACGGTGACGCTTAACCTTGCTGTACGCAACGACTTCTCGCTGAAGCCCGGCGGAGTGAGCGATGTTGTATCCGTTTCAGCCACCACGCCGCCACTCTCGACAGACGATTCGACACTGGCCGAGACCTTCAGCCAACAGGCTGTTGAAGAGCTTCCCGTGAGCAGCCACAACGCGCTCGATATCGCGGCGGTCTCGTCCAACGTCTACATCGGATCGAAGACCAGCTACCAGGGCAATCCTCCGGGCGAGGACATCGAAGGCGCGGGCCAGCGCGAGATCCAGAACAGCATCTCGCTCGATGGCGTTTCGATCATGAACAATCTCATCTCGACGACGCCCGACCATCCGGCGGCCGACATGGTCTCCGCGGTGCAGGTGCAGAGCGGCAACTACTCCGCGCAGTATGGATCCTACCTTGGTCTGCACGTCAACATGACCAGCAAGAACGGCACGAACAAGCTGCATGGCGCGGTCTACGATTACATCGAGAACACCGCGCTCAATGCGTACCCCTTCACGGCAAAGCCTGGCTCGGCCAAGCCGATCCTGCACTTCAACCAGTACGGCTTCAACCTCGGTGGCCCGGTCTTCATTCCGCATCTCTACAACGGCCGCGACAAGACCTTCTTTTTCGGCTCGTACGAGAAGCTGAACCAGATCGGCCAGGGCTCCGGGGTTTCGTCTGTACTGACGCCCGCATTCGAGGCCGGCGACTTCAGCGCCTACTCCGGCACGATCTACGATCCGACAACCGGTCTTCCGTACGCAAACAATCAGATCCCAGCGAGCCAGCTTGCTACAGCGGACGCAGCGATCGCGAAGAAGTACGAAGCCTACATGGTCGCCCCGAACCTGCCGGGCATCGCGAACAATCTGAACAACTCTTACCCAAGCGACATCGTCATCAAGCAGTCGATCGATCGTATCGACGAGAACATCGGCGACAAGATCAAGCTCTTCGGTCGCTACTACTGGCAAGACCTGACCTTCGTCTCTGGCACGTCGTTCGCGGCGAATGCTTCGAACGGCCCGACGAACAGTCGCAACTTTGCCTTCGGATACACGCACATCCTTACGCCCTCGCTGGTCAACGATCTGTATCTCGGCGTCAACAAGCTGATCGCGGAGAACCTGAACTACTGGTACACGGCAGGATTGAAGAGCGCCGGAACGAATCTCGGTATTCCGGGCTTCAATGCGGACACGATCTACAACAACCCTGGCGTTCCGGTGCTCAGCATCGCCAACTTCCAGGGCGTGGGCAACTCGGGCAGCAACTGGTTCCAGGACGATCGCACCTACGACCTGTACGAGCAGTTGAGCTATACGCACGGCAAACACAGCATCATTGTTGGCGGTGAATTCCGGCGCATCACCCTTGGGCGCGAAGCGACGAACAACCCGTTGGGAACGATTGGCTTCTCGGGCACAAGTTGTGTTGTGACAGCCACCAACCCCTGCACCACGCTCGTCAGCACCGGCTACGCTCCCGCAGACTTCGTCCTCGGTCTTGTGAACAACGTGACCACTCCCATCGACACAATCAAGGGTTCTGTCGGCGAGTGGCGCGACGGCTTCTTCGCGCTGGACAACTGGCAGGTAAGCCAGAGACTAACCCTAAACTACGGTTTCCGCTACGACCTGCCCACGGCGCCGTACAGCCTAAATGGCTATGCCCGTATGCTGAACGATTCGCAGACGGCTCTTATCCCGGCTTCGACAGCAACGCTGGGTGCCAGCTACACCCCCACCCCCGGCTACAAGCTTGGCAAGACTCAGACCGACAACCTGGGCCCGCGTCTCGGACTCGACTACCGGCTTACCGAAAAGACCGTCTTCCGAGGTGGAGTCGGCTTCTACTACAACCCAAACCAGTTGAACACCTACACGCTGCTCACCTCGAACTATCCCTTCGCCGCGGCCGTGACCTACAGCACCACCAACGCAGCGCCGCTATCGTTCACCAATCCAACCAACGGCGCAGGCAAGACCTCTCCCGTGGCTGGCGTGGCCGGGACCTACGTCAGCGCGTACACCCCGGAGGAGAACCTGAAGACCCAGCGCAGCTACCAGTGGAACGCGGACCTGGGCCAGGAGATGTGGAAAGGAGCTGCGTTCGAACTGCAGTATCTCGGCTCGCACTCTCTCCATCTCGATCGCAGCTTCTACAACAACGAGCCGCTGAACCCAGTCAACACCACGGTCAAGTCGCTCAACTCGCAACGACCGAACCAGCTCTTCGGTTCCATCCGCACGTTCCAGGAGGACGAGTACTCACACTACAACGCTCTAACTGCGGTGCTTCGTCAGCGCGAGTTCCATGGCCTCTCCGGCCAGGCGAGCTACACCTGGTCCCATGACCTGGACATCTCTCCCGACTCGAACAACGGTGGAACCACCTCGCAGCAGTACAACATCCGCGCGGACTATGGAAACGCCAACTGGGACGTCCGCAACCGCTTCGTCGCCGAGTTTACATACGCCCTGCCTAAGCTGGCCACGACAAACCTGCTCACCCGCGAAGCTCTAGGCGGATGGCACACAAGCGCGATCGTCAACATCCAAGCGGGCATGCCGTACACCATCTCCATGAGCAGCAATACCTCTGCCGCGGGCGTGGACCAGGGCACCGAGCGTCCTTCCTGGGCTCACGTTGAAAAAGCGAAGTGCAATCTGCACAACGCGTACTCTGGCCTTAGCGGAAACACCAACTCCTGCATCGACACCACCGCTTACACTCCTGCCGTCAACTATAGCCTGAGCTCGAACCCTGTAGGATACGGCAATCTTCACCGCAACAGCCTCATCGGTCCTGGCTTCCAGTACGAGAACCTCGCGGTCTTCAAGGACTTTGCAGTAGGCGAGTGGGCGAAGCTGCAGTTCCGGTCAGAGGCATTCAATATCTTCAACCACCCAAGCGGAGCAAATCCCAGCTCGGGTGGAATCACCATTAACACGGGCAAAACCGCATCAGACCCCTGTCGCGCCAACGCCTGCCTAACGTTTAACCCCGGCTTCGGGGAGATCACCAGCGTCCAGTCCGTGCCCGGAACGTTTAGCGGAGCTCGCGTGCTCGAGCTCTCCGGCAAGATCATCTTCTAA
- a CDS encoding DUF4142 domain-containing protein, whose protein sequence is MKKTYIACCAAVALMACATTTRAKAESDDDKKFLAMAAQSDQNEIAMSQLAQQKATNPAVKAFADKMVTEHTKMSESMKPFADSWGLTPPSGPDSDHQDELKKLDGLSGNDFDKEYISDMVSDHTKALSAFTSEAKDTKDVKFRTAVIKGKTAVAAHKNMAYDLKKKL, encoded by the coding sequence ATGAAAAAGACTTATATCGCCTGCTGCGCCGCAGTGGCGCTCATGGCTTGCGCGACTACAACCCGCGCGAAGGCCGAATCGGATGATGATAAGAAGTTTCTCGCGATGGCGGCCCAATCCGACCAGAACGAGATTGCGATGAGTCAGCTTGCGCAACAGAAGGCCACCAATCCCGCAGTAAAAGCCTTTGCGGACAAGATGGTCACCGAACATACAAAGATGTCCGAGAGCATGAAGCCGTTTGCGGACTCGTGGGGACTTACGCCACCGAGTGGCCCGGACTCCGACCATCAGGATGAGTTGAAGAAGCTTGACGGACTCTCCGGCAACGACTTCGACAAGGAGTACATCAGCGACATGGTCTCCGACCACACCAAGGCGCTCAGCGCCTTCACCTCCGAGGCGAAGGACACCAAAGACGTGAAGTTCCGCACCGCTGTGATCAAGGGAAAGACGGCTGTCGCGGCGCACAAGAACATGGCATACGACCTGAAGAAGAAGCTCTAG